Genomic segment of Xanthomonas sp. DAR 35659:
CGATGCGGCGCAGATCCAGCAATGGGTGGCGCAGGCGGCCGCGGCCCTGGGCGGCACCGACGTGATGGTCAACAACGCCTCCGGCTACGGCCATGGCGACGACGACGCCAGTTGGCAGGCCGGGTTCGACATCGACCTGATGGCGGCGGTGCGCTGCAACCGCGCCGCACTGCCGTTGCTGCGCGGCAGCGCCCACGGCTGCATCCTCAACATCAGTTCGATCAACGCGCTGCGGCCGACACCGCGCGCGCCGGCCTACTCGGCGGCGAAAGCCGCGCTGAACTACTACACCGCGAACCTGGCGGCGGAACTGGCGCGCGAGCGGATCCGGGTCAACGCGATCGCGCCGGGCTCGATCGAATTCCCGGGCGGGCTCTGGGACCGCCGCCGCGAGCAGCAGCCGGAACTGTATCGGCGCATCCGCGCCACCATTCCGTTCGGCAACTTCGGCGCGCTCGAGGATGTCGCCCACGCCGCGCTGTTCCTGGCCTCGCCGCAGGCGCGCTGGATCACCGGCCAGGTGCTGGCGGTGGACGGCGGCCAGTCGCTCGGCGTCTGAACCACGGGGCGCGCGGCCGCACGCGCGCCGCGGCCGGCGAGCCTCGACTGGCCCGGTGGCGTCCCGCCATGCCCGCCTCGCCCGGCGACGCCAGGACCAGACCTGCAGCCGAAGCGCTCCCGGCCGCCCAGGACGGCATGCTCGCCATGCGCGGCTGCGCCGACCGCGGATCTGATCCCCCCTGCATTGCAGGCGCGCCACGCCGGCGGTCACCGGATCCGATCAGCCGCGCCTGATCAGATCGGCGATAGCCGCTGGCAGCGCCGCAGTGCTCCGCGAATGCGCCCGCCTCGTGCCTCCTGACGCTGCATCGCACAAAACGCACATCGTTGCCGGCGTCTTTGCGCACGGCGCGAGGAGGCTCGATGTCGTGCGAAAGCCCCGCCACACAAGGCTATCTGGTCGAATCGGCTGCAGCGACCCAACCCTTCGCCTGAATCAATAAAAAACAAAAACGTCACAATTCGAACAATAACGAACATGAAACGCGCATGACGCCGCTATCCTCCAGGCCACAGGGTTGCACCGTTGTTCCTCCAACCACGGCGCTGCCCGTGGCTTGGAGACCAGGAGGCCACGTGGACCAACCACACATCGACACCGGCACCTGCCCGCCTTCCGCGCGGCGTACGGCGCGTGCCGCGGTCACGAGGTCTGCGCGCCCTGAACCCCGCGCCGTCGCCGGCCGCGGCCCCCTGCTCCACGCGGCAGCCGCCGCGCCGGGGTCCTTTCCGATGAACCGGCCGCGCAGCCTGCCGGCCCCATGCAGAGCGAGTCATCCATGAACAAGTACCCATGCATCGCGTT
This window contains:
- a CDS encoding SDR family NAD(P)-dependent oxidoreductase, whose amino-acid sequence is MTDPSTFAGRRVLVAGASRGIGLAIADAFARHGAAVAICARNPDDLDAAAAQLRLHGQPVSAQACDLADAAQIQQWVAQAAAALGGTDVMVNNASGYGHGDDDASWQAGFDIDLMAAVRCNRAALPLLRGSAHGCILNISSINALRPTPRAPAYSAAKAALNYYTANLAAELARERIRVNAIAPGSIEFPGGLWDRRREQQPELYRRIRATIPFGNFGALEDVAHAALFLASPQARWITGQVLAVDGGQSLGV